The following coding sequences are from one Sesamum indicum cultivar Zhongzhi No. 13 linkage group LG11, S_indicum_v1.0, whole genome shotgun sequence window:
- the LOC105173952 gene encoding uncharacterized protein LOC105173952: MAMEESIGKFCRTVAKFCNHLQTSCTALKESVDRRPIPLDSASTTFVQSVNRRVSAAGDDLNMLEAMSFTTVSFEELLGHCNEVLKKNQNDICALQDRLRSSSNYIPPLDFEEDDVVNDFALDNVSLGSDSLELKSDVAEEDPLLDDSLSLKNFGISDVCLATIASEADNKGFHVEAETPDDLDRYEDSRHLLNVSRDDYESLPKHMKGLVSWEDLLIAVEKMNSHIGTKKTKPYSFQQDDIELLGLGHKARSYLLLLIKMNQLSIETNEGVISYRVL, from the exons ATGGCAATGGAGGAATCGATCGGAAAATTCTGCAGAACGGTGGCGAAATTCTGCAACCACCTTCAAACCAGCTGCACCGCCCTCAAAGAATCCGTCGACCGCCGTCCCATTCCCCTAG ATTCTGCATCAACTACTTTTGTTCAGAGCGTTAATCGGAGAGTATCTGCCGCCGGGGACGACTTGAACATGCTGGAAGCCATGTCTTTCACCACGGTGTCGTTTGAGGAGCTGTTGGGACACTGCAATGAGGTCTTGAAGAAGAATCAGAATGATATTTGTGCTCTCCAGGATCGCCTCCGTTCCTCTTCCAACTATATCCCGCCAC TTGATTTTGAGGAAGATGATGTTGTCAACGACTTTGCACTGGATAATGTTTCATTGGGAAGCGACAGTTTAGAACTGAAGAGTGATGTTGCAGAAGAGGATCCCTT ACTTGATGATTCATTGAGCTTAAAGAATTTTGGGATATCTGATGTTTGTCTTGCAACCATTGCATCTGAAG CTGACAATAAGGGTTTTCACGTAGAAG CGGAAACACCAGATGATTTGGACAGGTATGAGGATTCTAGGCATCTCTTGAATGTCTCAAGAGATGATTATGAaagtctcccaaaacacatgAAGGGTTTGGTGTCATGGGAG GATCTCTTAATTGCAGTTGAAAAGATGAACTCACACATAGGAACAAAGAAGACAAAACCGTACAGCTTCCAACAGGATGATATTGAATTGCTAGGATTGG GTCATAAAGCAAGATCTTATCTACTGCTACTCATTAAAATGAATCAGCTTAGCATAGAGACGAATGAAGGTGTGATTTCCTACAGAGTTCTGTAA
- the LOC105173953 gene encoding uncharacterized protein LOC105173953 has protein sequence MSKIFKQYVGSKRSSHTYKLHMCSSSRRYGLNKVLNCTVQERTVERLKRRSSWKLCDYPVIFTSKNNLCWALLHQLNHSGIQLMVKLKQRHIRSAPGKKRQNQRSTETDPPDDEDWMVVKKQRITILIPPLPNKVHTTTPNVRESQVQEKPRNTNSQSPKKTNSELQYPSRASASKQSVHETEKSISLPQEQAIHHPVTVHPSEPNLTLQKPSSLSYRIASDNSPRRSFRDNMGIGKCSTPRGRKRMMIHADSSAFLDPRMRASHLEKKLKKAGGMENWLVSLGLTRFVKVFQRRSITKFQLANLTMKKLKDMGTDAVGPRRKLMHAIDCLCEPHCFQHH, from the exons ATGAGTAAAATCTTCAAACAGTATGTAGGCAGTAAACGCTCTTCACATACATACAAACTACATATGTGTTCAAGCAGTAGAAGATACGGATTGAATAAAGTACTCAATTGTACAGTACAGGAGAGGACAGTCGAGAGATTGAAGCGGCGAAGTTCTTGGAAACTCTGCGACTATCCAGTTATCTTCACTTCAAAGAATAATCTCTGCTGGGCGCTGCTTCACCAG CTCAATCATTCAGGCATACAACTAATGGTGAAGCTGAAACAGAGACACATCCGTTCTGCACCAGGCAAGAAGCGGCAAAATCAACGTTCCACTGAGACTGATCCACCTGATGACGAAGATTGGATGGTGGTCAAGAAGCAGAGAATCACTATTTTAATCCCACCATTGCCTAATAAGGTGCACACGACGACACCTAATGTACGAGAAAGCCAGGTACAAGAAAAGCCAAGAAATACCAATTCCCAGTCTCCCAAAAAGACCAACTCCGAGTTACAATATCCATCTCGAGCATCTGCCTCAAAGCAATCAGTTCATGAAACAGAGAAATCCATTTCATTGCCTCAAGAACAAGCTATTCATCATCCTGTAACAGTGCATCCTTCTGAACCGAATTTAACACTCCAAAAGCCATCAAGTTTGTCATATAGGATTGCTTCAGACAATTCTCCACGTCGTAGTTTCAGAGACAACATGGGAATTGGTAAATGTAGCACACCAAGAGGTCGTAAGCGAATGATGATACATGCTGATAGTAGCGCGtttctagatccaagaatgaGAGCTTCGCATCTTGAGAAAAAACTAAAGAAGGCGGGAGGAATGGAGAATTGGCTCGTCTCTCTTGGGCTTACACGATTTGTCAAGGTTTTCCAGAGGAGAAGCATCACCAAGTTTCAGCTGGCAAATCTTACTATGAAAAAGCTTAAGGATATGGGCACAGATGCTGTCGGCCCCCGGAGAAAGCTGATGCATGCCATCGACTGTCTCTGTGAACCCCATTGTTTCCAGCACCATTGA
- the LOC105173954 gene encoding putative phosphatidylglycerol/phosphatidylinositol transfer protein DDB_G0282179, which produces MVQMKLLGGLVLALCLFVPLTSAKSTDVHYCNKKANYVVKVNGLEIDPYPISRGKNTTFQIAAATNEAINGGKLVIDVSYFGFHIHSEDHNLCAETSCPVSVGDFVVSHSQELPGITPPGSYTLKMTMVDEHKKQLTCITFDFSIGFIAEEKAKADM; this is translated from the exons ATGGTGCAGATGAAGCTTCTCGGTGGTCTCGTACTCGCTCTGTGTCTGTTTGTACCTTTGACCTCTGCCAAGTCCACCGATGTTCACTACTGCA ATAAGAAGGCTAACTATGTTGTGAAGGTCAATGGACTCGAGATAGACCCATATCCAATTTCCAGAGGCAAAAATACCACCTTCCAGATTGCTGCAGCTACAA ATGAAGCAATAAATGGTGGGAAACTGGTAATTGATGTTTCATACTTTGGATTTCACATCCACAGCGAGGACCACAATCTTTGTGCAGAGACGTCATGCCCTGTTTCTGTTGGTGATTTCGTGGTCTCTCACTCCCAAGAATTACCTGGAATCACACCGCCT GGTTCCTACACGCTGAAAATGACAATGGTTGATGAACACAAGAAGCAATTGACATGCATTACTTTTGATTTCAGCATCGGCTTCATAGCAGAAGAGAAGGCGAAAGCTGATATGTAA
- the LOC105173955 gene encoding uncharacterized protein LOC105173955, with amino-acid sequence MVVKMMKWRPWPPLISKKYEVKLTVLRLEGGDWVDEVAEKDNGGLAVEIRWKGPKISLGTFRRTVKRNCTREENLRRIDDRPNGGVLVEWDEEFHSVCSLSGYKENVFHPWEINFSLLHGLNQGAKNKISVVGLAALNLAEYASKTEEQVMEIKLPLMLSGIVAERHLSLYVSLGLLELRGAQPLEVVQSPVMPLPSPSASGDTSVEKDEVSALKAGLRKVKIFTEYVSTRRSKKACREEEGSEGRYSSKSEEDEYTYPFDSESPDEFEEGESDEGKEDSAVRKSFSYGTLAYANYAGVSCYSSSSINNEDEDWIYYSNRPTSDAGCSHVDDPISTIPEQQLIHNSKRSILPWRKRKLSFRSPKAKGEPLLKKGYGEEGGDDIDFDRRQLSSDESLSSGQLKDEDSNANRSSVSEFGEDNFAVGTWEQKEITSRDGHMKIQAQVFFASIDQRSEQAAGESACTALVAVIADWLQNNHNLMPVKSQFDSLIRDGSLEWRNLCEHDIYRERFPDKHFDLETVLQAKVRDLCVVPEKSFIGFFHPDVMEGENFDFLHGAMSFDNIWDEISRSESSNGEAPVFIVSWNDHFFILKVEADAYYIIDTLGERLHEGCNQAYILKFDINTTIYNLPSTSQSSEEKSVGEQHTFSEDSKDGIVVTHPEDSTKKEKEEEVVVCRGKESCKEYIKNFLAAIPIRELQADIKKGLTMSTPLHHRLQIEFHYTQLQEPAPASCPPIAVTSTAQAVDVAISEVAA; translated from the exons TGAAGTGGAGGCCATGGCCGCCTCTGATTTCGAAGAAGTATGAAGTGAAACTCACGGTGCTGAGGCTTGAGGGTGGTGACTGGGTGGATGAGGTTGCGGAAAAGGATAACGGTGGTCTCGCGGTGGAGATCAGGTGGAAGGGTCCCAAGATTTCGCTGGGGACATTCAGGAGGACTGTGAAAAGGAACTGTACTAGGGAGGAGAATTTGAGGAGGATTGATGATAGGCCAAACGGCGGCGTTTTGGTGGAGTGGGATGAAGAGTTTCATAGCGTCTGTAGCCTTTCTGGCTACAAGGAAAATGTTTTTCATCCTTGGGAGATCAACTTCTCTCTTTTGCAT GGTTTGAATCAGGGCGCAAAGAATAAGATTTCCGTTGTTGGTTTGGCAGCCCTCAACCTTGCTGAATATGCTTCCAAGACGGAGGAACAAGTGATGGAAATCAAACTTCCTTTAATGCTTTCTGGCATTGTGGCTGAGCGTCATCTGTCACTCTAT GTATCTCTTGGCTTGCTGGAACTTAGAGGTGCACAACCACTAGAGGTGGTGCAAAGTCCAGTAATGCCTCTTCCGTCCCCTTCAGCATCTGGAGATACTTCTGTAGAGAAAGATGAGGTATCTGCACTTAAAGCTGGTCTGAGGaaggtaaaaatatttactgagtatgtaTCAACTCGAAGATCTAAGAAAGCTTGTCGTGAAGAGGAGGGTAGCGAGGGCAGGTATTCTTCCAAGAGTGAGGAGGATGAATATACTTACCCCTTTGATTCGGAGTCACCTGATGAGTTTGAGGAAGGAGAATCTGATGAAGGCAAGGAGGACTCTGCTGTTAGGAAGTCATTTAGCTATGGGACATTGGCGTATGCTAATTATGCAGGTGTGTCGTGTTATTCCAGTTCTAGTATCAATAATGAGGATGAAGATTGGATTTATTACAGCAACCGCCCTACATCAGATGCCGGCTGCTCTCATGTAGATGACCCAATTTCTACAATTCCTGAACAGCAGTTGATACATAATTCTAAGCGTAGTATTCTGCCTTGGAGGAAGAGGAAGCTGAGTTTCAGATCTCCTAAAGCTAAAGGAGAGCCCTTACTTAAAAAGGGTTATGGTGAAGAAGGTGGAGATGACATAGATTTTGACCGCAGACAGCTGAGCTCCGATGAATCTCTCTCTTCTGGG CAACTTAAAGATGAGGATTCAAATGCAAATCGATCATCAGTTTCTGAGTTTGGTGAAGATAATTTTGCTGTGGGAACCTGGGAGCAGAAAGAAATAACAAGCCGTGATGGACATATGAAGATTCAGGCACAGGTCTTTTTTGCATCCATTGATCAGAGAAGCGAGCAGGCTGCTGGTGAAAGTGCTTGTACAGCCCTTGTCGCCGTTATTGCTGATTGGTTGCAGAATAACCACAATCTCATGCCCGTAAAGTCACAGTTTGATAGTTTGATCAGAGATGGCTCCTTGGAATGGAGAAATCTTTGTGAGCATGATATTTACCGGGAGCGCTTTCCTGATAAGCATTTTGATCTAGAGACTGTCCTCCAAGCTAAAGTTCGTGATCTTTGTGTAGTTCCTGAGAAATCGTTTATCGGATTTTTCCATCCAGATGTTATGGAaggtgaaaattttgatttcttgcaTGGAGCCATGTCCTTTGACAATATTTGGGATGAGATTAGTCGTTCAGAGAGTTCCAACGGTGAAGCCCCTGTTTTCATCGTCAGTTGGAATGATCACTTTTTCATCCTCAAGGTTGAAGCAGATGCTTACTACATTATCGACACATTGGGGGAACGACTACATGAAGGATGCAATCAGGCTTACATACTGAAATTTGACATCAACACAACTATCTATAACCTTCCGAGCACTAGCCAATCATCAGAAGAAAAATCTGTAGGCGAGCAGCACACTTTTTCTGAAGACTCCAAAGACGGGATCGTGGTGACACACCCCGAAGATtcaacaaagaaagaaaaggaagaagaagttGTTGTTTGTCGAGGTAAAGAATCGTGCAAAGAGTACATAAAGAATTTCTTGGCTGCAATTCCAATTAGAGAGCTGCAGGCAGATATCAAGAAAGGTCTGACAATGTCAACCCCTCTTCATCACCGGCTACAGATAGAGTTTCACTACACACAACTACAAGAACCTGCACCTGCATCTTGTCCCCCAATAGCAGTAACATCCACAGCACAAGCAGTTGATGTTGCAATATCCGAGGTTGCTGCCTAA